A genomic region of Paramormyrops kingsleyae isolate MSU_618 chromosome 19, PKINGS_0.4, whole genome shotgun sequence contains the following coding sequences:
- the LOC111836374 gene encoding adhesion G protein-coupled receptor F5-like → MLFKILRDFNQDLANSSSSMFNIFKSDMEATLTANYKKLNGFVRVYVLGFRSGSVITDFVLEANSVNSTAIATLNSQVAVDLQAQGYSVDRSSFGGVVQGNQPFIKNYDIIYPGSTLQLTCVVPVTMQMETGSWFVNGLPVSNNAKYSITNSPPTLTVQDMSGGDNGIYTFKMTQSFLTFTHEESISVTDVIPPIIQLNKYVINVQYGANENISLECCVTYYLINNVTAKWMNGSVEIPSVPTTTNMLCISAAYPVPKQWNTMELTCQVIVKKASTTQTLTKNVTLTFFPGVPDCNDPTYGTGMNGNISTVLCPANFTGNRTAVCARWPKTNWNIQEDNCVFSPVNTLALFSQVAHFEY, encoded by the exons ATGTTGTTTAAAATTCTACGTGACTTTAACCAAGATTTGGCTAATTCTTCAAGCTCAATGTTCAACATATTTAAATCAGACATGGAAGCAACT CTCACTGCAAATtacaaaaaattaaatggtTTTGTTAGAGTCTATGTCCTTGGCTTCAG GAGTGGCAGTGTGATTACAGACTTTGTACTGGAGGCAAACAGTGTGAATTCCACTGCAATTGCCACACTGAACAGTCAGGTTGCAGTGGATCTTCAGGCCCAGGGTTACAGTGTTGACCGAAGTTCCTTCGGTGGAGTTGTTCAAG GAAATCAGCCTTTTATAAAGAACTATGATATTATATATCCTGGTTCCACTTTGCAGCTGACTTGTGTGGTTCCAGTAACTATGCAAATGGAAACTGGATCATGGTTCGTGAATGGTCTGCCGGTGTCAAACAATGCAAAGTATTCAATCACCAATTCACCTCCCACACTGACTGTTCAGGACATGAGCGGTGGTGACAATG GAATATACACGTTCAAAATGACTCAGTCATTCTTGACATTCACCCACGAGGAATCCATTTCAGTGACAGATGTAATTCCTCCCATTATTCAGctgaataaatatgtaattAATGTTCAATATGGAGCAAATGAAAATATCTCATTGGAGTGTTGTGTTACATACTACCTAATTAACAACGTTACAGCAAAATGGATGAACGGATCTGTTGAAATACCCTCTG TACCGACCACAACAAACATGCTATGTATCAGCGCTGCATACCCAGTACCAAAGCAATGGAATACAATGGAACTCACATGCCAAGTGATTGTCAAGAAAGCATCTACAACTCAAACATTGACAAAAAATGTAACGTTAACGTTTTTCCCTGGAG TGCCTGACTGTAATGACCCAACATACGGTACTGGTATGAATGGAAATATATCAACTGTACTTTGCCCAGCCAATTTTACGGGCAACAGGACTGCAGTTTGTGCCAGATGGCCAAAGACAAATTGGAACATTCAGGAGGACAACTGTGTCTTCAGCCCAGTAAATACATTGGCGTTGTTTTCTCAGGTAGCACATTTTGAATACTAA